The proteins below are encoded in one region of Segatella copri:
- a CDS encoding DEAD/DEAH box helicase family protein — translation MKERIEKALRLHRSVMAQMPTGTGKTVLLASVVESFLREHSNCNVWIVAHRRELVSQIRETIERVFSKITPSLFTIKEGNFSKTHPSSLTLKGGSTSHPDPLTLRGEGGNRPTRCSEPLRSKVGGPSKVSPDCAGWDRLGAACLRPAEGLGDHLGMSGASKVSPDCLSASAFNVPIKAVSIQWLSKHYDEIEEEPGMIVIDEAHHALAKTYKGMWERFPKAKFLGLTATPCRLNGKGFTDLFDVLVQSWSVPEFISKGRLATYDFVSIKSDGVTQGLIDSLQKRGADGDYQNKEMDMLLNKKPSIERLYRSLEEYGKDRKGIVYAINISHANAIAEFYREHGIAAVAIDSKTPSSLRKELIERFKASNLSFSNHPVNSSKITPSLFTIKEGSTSHPGPLSSGAREETAPPRRSEPLRSKVGGPSKVSPDCAGWDRLDATCLRVADGVGDRLASIQVLVNVDIFSEGFDCPDIEFVQLARPTLSLAKYLQMVGRGLRVAKGKKNCVIIDNVGLYRVFGLPSQVWNWNAMFEGKLKVGKRKETPKDREFFLMNGEQDDIQIHPDSEMMMVMSHEELLQTIQYREFVNSRGEFAIIKLPDGKMTVVNRQGEQVLEPGDYYDMKLLDGNILFYRHCRKEVCYYDLLSGAIIDDGSNVYDVPKVVTLEGWEFIKYGDVYMSRTYEHFSWPYCPSKYDLFNFGDYLIYRYNYLVDSGCQEWYYYEGGNGLMMKATIDSNRVCFLRGDYEHVYWMCATLRCGCIVVMDSKQDYYLVDSYLKKTYIGCNNPKNENEDLHIVMPRLGKKYYDEMMLQEKKKEASEMILLHEKSEAGHVELYQAGKKWGIKVDGRVVVPPLYRSIAQPVGAYCAFEEIPRYWGIMTLKGKVIVDAKYEKVEIHDGGIAVVTDITGKTQTIHLK, via the coding sequence ATGAAGGAACGGATTGAGAAGGCGTTGCGCCTTCATCGGTCCGTGATGGCACAAATGCCAACTGGTACGGGTAAAACGGTTCTACTCGCTTCGGTCGTAGAATCGTTTTTGAGGGAACATTCCAATTGCAATGTTTGGATTGTTGCCCATAGAAGGGAGTTGGTTTCTCAGATTCGAGAAACTATTGAAAGAGTTTTTTCTAAAATCACCCCGTCCCTCTTTACCATTAAAGAGGGGAATTTTTCGAAAACCCACCCGTCCTCCCTTACCCTTAAGGGAGGCTCCACCTCTCACCCCGACCCTCTCACCCTCAGGGGAGAGGGAGGAAACCGCCCTACTCGGTGCTCGGAACCGCTTCGCTCTAAGGTTGGCGGACCATCAAAGGTCTCGCCAGATTGTGCGGGATGGGACCGCCTGGGTGCTGCTTGCTTGCGGCCTGCTGAGGGACTTGGTGACCACCTGGGGATGAGTGGAGCATCAAAGGTCTCGCCAGATTGTTTGTCGGCTAGCGCATTCAATGTTCCTATCAAGGCTGTGTCGATACAATGGTTGTCGAAGCACTATGACGAGATAGAGGAAGAACCGGGAATGATAGTGATTGACGAGGCGCACCATGCGCTTGCCAAGACCTATAAGGGAATGTGGGAGAGATTCCCGAAAGCTAAGTTCTTGGGACTGACGGCTACTCCTTGCCGATTGAATGGTAAGGGATTCACTGATCTGTTTGATGTCTTGGTGCAGTCGTGGAGTGTTCCTGAATTTATCAGCAAGGGAAGATTGGCGACATACGATTTTGTGAGCATCAAATCGGATGGTGTGACGCAAGGGCTCATCGACTCCTTGCAGAAGCGAGGGGCTGATGGTGACTACCAGAACAAAGAAATGGATATGTTGCTGAATAAAAAGCCGAGCATCGAAAGGCTCTATCGGAGTTTGGAAGAATATGGTAAAGATAGAAAGGGCATCGTGTATGCTATCAATATCAGTCATGCTAATGCTATTGCCGAGTTCTACAGAGAACACGGCATAGCGGCTGTTGCTATTGATAGTAAAACGCCAAGTTCTTTACGAAAAGAACTTATTGAAAGGTTCAAAGCTTCTAATCTTTCTTTTTCGAATCACCCTGTCAATTCTTCGAAAATCACCCCGTCCCTCTTTACCATTAAAGAGGGCTCCACCTCTCACCCCGGCCCTCTCTCCTCAGGAGCGAGGGAGGAAACCGCTCCTCCTCGTCGCTCTGAACCGCTACGCTCTAAGGTTGGCGGACCATCAAAGGTCTCGCCAGATTGTGCGGGATGGGACCGCCTGGATGCTACTTGCTTGCGGGTTGCTGATGGAGTTGGCGATAGACTTGCTTCTATACAGGTGTTGGTGAATGTGGACATATTCTCGGAGGGATTTGACTGCCCGGATATTGAGTTTGTGCAGTTGGCTCGTCCTACCTTGTCGCTTGCCAAGTACCTGCAGATGGTGGGACGAGGATTGCGAGTGGCTAAGGGAAAGAAGAACTGCGTAATTATAGATAATGTGGGACTATATCGGGTGTTCGGGTTGCCTTCGCAAGTATGGAACTGGAATGCTATGTTCGAGGGAAAGCTGAAAGTTGGCAAGAGAAAGGAGACTCCGAAGGATAGAGAGTTTTTCCTAATGAACGGGGAACAAGACGATATTCAGATTCATCCAGACTCAGAAATGATGATGGTGATGAGCCATGAAGAATTGCTCCAAACGATACAGTATCGTGAGTTTGTGAACAGTAGAGGGGAGTTTGCCATCATCAAGCTTCCTGATGGAAAGATGACGGTAGTGAACCGACAAGGAGAACAGGTCTTGGAGCCAGGCGATTACTATGACATGAAACTGTTGGATGGCAACATCCTGTTCTACCGACATTGCAGAAAGGAGGTCTGCTATTATGACCTGTTGTCTGGAGCTATTATTGACGATGGTTCCAATGTTTACGATGTTCCAAAGGTGGTTACGCTAGAAGGTTGGGAGTTCATCAAATATGGAGATGTTTATATGTCTCGCACCTACGAACATTTCTCTTGGCCATATTGCCCTTCCAAATATGACCTGTTCAATTTTGGGGATTACCTGATATATCGTTATAATTATTTAGTAGATAGTGGTTGCCAGGAATGGTACTATTATGAAGGAGGCAATGGCTTGATGATGAAGGCTACTATAGATAGTAATCGAGTATGTTTCTTGCGTGGTGATTATGAACATGTGTATTGGATGTGTGCCACTCTTCGTTGTGGTTGTATCGTGGTTATGGACAGCAAGCAGGACTACTACCTGGTGGATTCATATTTGAAGAAGACCTATATTGGATGCAATAACCCAAAGAATGAAAATGAAGATCTTCATATTGTAATGCCTCGCCTTGGCAAGAAATACTATGATGAGATGATGTTACAGGAGAAGAAAAAGGAAGCAAGCGAGATGATTCTTTTGCATGAGAAGTCAGAAGCAGGACATGTGGAATTATATCAGGCTGGAAAGAAATGGGGCATAAAAGTGGATGGCAGAGTTGTCGTGCCACCCCTTTATCGCAGCATAGCGCAACCTGTTGGTGCCTATTGTGCCTTTGAAGAGATTCCAAGATATTGGGGTATTATGACCTTAAAAGGCAAGGTGATAGTTGATGCCAAATATGAGAAGGTCGAGATTCATGATGGGGGGATCGCCGTGGTAACTGATATCACGGGGAAAACACAGACCATCCATCTGAAATGA
- a CDS encoding IS66 family transposase → MSEKSSTFVGMNDEMKLRFAYAEIARLKDEMATANRGQVDLIAHDQALRADFERQREEDRQFFKAQQDNMKDFYMQQMKEQAERHKEELKHLREENLENVKRIMKDSANHQKASDNLIASLNEKITKLTSMLEKSSLSASEAQWLARYRQRQRFKRNAEQKNLLKSGKEVTREEEKSDWPEDSNDDVPSTPSSASGDQTPAKKKKKALDKRSTRTDYQKNKPYTTAPIYHMLHEYFTLPEGGHFVKRDGEVETWWYRELIRIPEHYEEHFYEVASYYVPGHGGGVTRPNTRLIKGVSFDLELITYVLTEHFAYNTPFTRIVEKLSHMGLNMNEKTLGVIVHKIISYIRKEMKDVWEATIKKTHNWMIDETSGLVGVKTDEGVRKYLKRYFWGIKANVQKLVWFIYEHGSRGLKAIRQFLDNFIGFFTTDGYVVYKVYDDDELHPDQHRSACLTHIRRKFVESLEENHSLSMWFIDEIGRLFGIEHDCKKAGLTADQVLVERLQRSKPIMDRIKEKFERFARSNYKGLGALTKKALKYIKTEWSAMQTILQDGNLELSNNLAEQMMRHIKLNLKNCLNIGSEDSALDYAFMFSVIESCNMNKLSPGCYIKELVSRLTAKPVCTAEKVALLPCFMQK, encoded by the coding sequence ATGTCAGAAAAAAGTAGTACCTTTGTAGGCATGAATGACGAAATGAAGTTACGTTTTGCTTATGCTGAGATAGCTCGTCTCAAGGATGAGATGGCAACAGCGAATCGTGGGCAGGTAGATTTGATAGCTCACGATCAAGCCTTGCGTGCCGATTTCGAACGTCAGCGTGAGGAGGATCGCCAGTTCTTCAAGGCTCAGCAGGACAATATGAAGGATTTCTATATGCAGCAGATGAAGGAACAGGCTGAGCGCCATAAGGAGGAACTTAAGCATCTGCGAGAGGAGAACCTGGAAAATGTAAAGCGTATTATGAAGGATAGCGCCAACCACCAGAAGGCATCGGATAACTTGATAGCTTCCTTGAATGAGAAGATTACAAAGCTCACTTCGATGCTTGAAAAGTCTTCGCTCTCTGCATCGGAGGCACAATGGCTGGCCCGTTATCGCCAGCGCCAACGGTTCAAGCGTAATGCTGAGCAAAAGAATTTGCTGAAGTCTGGCAAAGAGGTTACGAGAGAAGAAGAAAAGTCTGATTGGCCTGAAGATTCCAATGATGACGTTCCATCTACTCCGTCTTCTGCATCAGGTGACCAGACTCCTGCAAAAAAGAAGAAAAAAGCATTGGACAAGCGTTCTACTCGCACAGATTATCAGAAGAACAAGCCATATACGACTGCTCCTATCTATCATATGCTTCATGAGTATTTTACCCTTCCTGAAGGAGGACACTTTGTGAAACGCGATGGGGAAGTGGAGACTTGGTGGTATCGTGAGTTGATTCGTATTCCTGAGCATTACGAAGAGCATTTCTACGAGGTGGCAAGCTATTATGTTCCTGGGCATGGAGGTGGAGTCACTCGTCCTAATACCCGCTTGATTAAAGGTGTTTCCTTTGACTTGGAACTGATAACTTATGTTCTTACCGAGCATTTCGCTTACAATACTCCATTTACGAGAATTGTAGAGAAGCTATCTCATATGGGATTGAATATGAACGAGAAAACCTTGGGAGTCATCGTACATAAGATAATCTCTTATATCCGCAAGGAAATGAAAGATGTCTGGGAGGCGACTATCAAGAAGACTCACAATTGGATGATTGATGAGACCTCAGGTCTTGTTGGTGTGAAGACAGATGAAGGTGTCCGTAAATACTTGAAGCGTTATTTTTGGGGAATCAAGGCTAATGTTCAGAAGCTCGTGTGGTTTATATACGAGCATGGGAGTCGTGGCCTCAAGGCAATCCGTCAGTTCTTGGACAACTTTATCGGCTTCTTTACTACTGACGGTTATGTAGTATATAAGGTGTATGACGATGATGAACTTCATCCTGATCAACATCGTTCAGCATGCCTGACACATATAAGGCGAAAGTTCGTAGAGTCCTTGGAAGAGAATCATTCCTTGTCTATGTGGTTTATCGATGAGATAGGTAGACTATTTGGAATCGAGCATGACTGCAAGAAGGCAGGTTTAACAGCCGACCAGGTTCTTGTGGAAAGGCTTCAAAGGAGCAAGCCTATCATGGACCGAATCAAAGAGAAGTTTGAGCGATTTGCTAGATCGAATTACAAAGGCTTGGGCGCTTTGACAAAGAAGGCTCTTAAATATATCAAGACTGAATGGTCGGCAATGCAAACCATTTTGCAGGATGGCAACCTTGAGTTGTCTAACAACCTGGCAGAACAAATGATGAGACACATCAAGCTGAATCTTAAAAACTGTCTGAACATCGGCAGTGAAGATTCTGCGCTTGACTATGCCTTCATGTTTTCTGTCATAGAAAGCTGTAATATGAACAAGTTATCTCCTGGGTGTTACATCAAGGAGCTAGTTAGTCGTCTTACTGCCAAGCCTGTTTGTACAGCAGAAAAAGTGGCACTTTTGCCTTGCTTTATGCAAAAATAA
- the tnpB gene encoding IS66 family insertion sequence element accessory protein TnpB (TnpB, as the term is used for proteins encoded by IS66 family insertion elements, is considered an accessory protein, since TnpC, encoded by a neighboring gene, is a DDE family transposase.) yields the protein MISFTSRQKYYFYSGPMDMRKDIDTLTEVVRSQMGLDPYIEESVFIFMSKNLRTMKILYRGRRRFELTKIRLDDEKFFLPVFDEQRSCYKICWSDFVTLTEGVQVTKMQIKEDVV from the coding sequence ATGATATCCTTTACAAGTAGACAGAAGTACTATTTTTATTCTGGTCCTATGGATATGCGTAAGGATATCGATACGCTCACAGAAGTAGTTCGTAGCCAAATGGGGCTTGATCCTTATATCGAGGAATCGGTTTTTATATTTATGTCGAAGAATCTTCGTACAATGAAGATTCTCTATCGTGGTCGCCGCCGCTTTGAATTGACAAAAATCCGCTTGGATGATGAAAAATTCTTTTTGCCTGTATTCGACGAACAGCGTTCCTGCTACAAAATTTGCTGGAGCGACTTCGTTACGCTTACAGAGGGTGTTCAAGTCACTAAAATGCAGATAAAAGAAGATGTTGTTTGA
- a CDS encoding helix-turn-helix transcriptional regulator has translation MIQNKLFRDCLAAIPAEQKAEFDLSFGIAERISEILKAKGLTQKDFARLLNKRDSEISKWLTGRHNFTTQTIARIETALGSKLISIAH, from the coding sequence ATGATACAGAACAAATTATTCCGTGATTGCCTCGCTGCGATACCTGCCGAGCAAAAGGCAGAGTTCGATTTGTCTTTCGGTATTGCCGAGCGCATTAGTGAGATTCTGAAAGCCAAGGGTCTCACCCAAAAGGATTTCGCCCGCTTGCTCAACAAGCGAGACTCAGAAATCTCAAAATGGCTAACAGGCAGACATAACTTCACGACTCAAACCATTGCTCGTATAGAAACTGCCTTAGGAAGTAAACTCATTAGCATAGCCCATTGA
- a CDS encoding IS66 family transposase, which translates to MVNNKVNDMFEQQQNTGKSTSLAEKYANAVGQLSDANDRAAHAEHDLQVERITRQDLIDEEVARRVAEAEERIRKELEAQLADKTKELEERNKALDKRESDVDKKAETIAQNVSEQVRQQMSAAKTRFEKTALNRLADMFDMFMQAFIALGDKDSSKGQELLQKYQLAAKEAHESLTDEIKDKLAKVEAKSKSKNEQIASLVRMIFTQKRERVVFSKEERENIYDKVLASVEFTDEEKKRYQECREFCEEYRKRKAIKKLLNSQKEQKGHGRNPILEDMPRLEEKVLWPEGYIGHEDEYVIVYQGKVQEFIVPAKVRYFVQPYRRPVVRRKDDPMQKLLQSSCYEDVFWKSYASAELLAQLECNKYVLHQPFNRQIKKMKQDDLILAPSTVDDWHQGVCDKIEPLYNLQMDRVMSSLLLGADGSPFPILDCEKHKTVNHYLIQYRSVATGIPIFMVNTKNKHGRGTADIMDNLKDWKGVALMCDGYSGYDWLKKINGRILCRCVVHARRPMERALKENPNLAKIGILFYQNINLIEEMMKEKKLEGEEKAQFRKDHAEPLWEDFKLWAASAILDVPKDSNIYQALNYMLRNYTELTNYIDIPDMPLDNNDTERLIRDMVMGKKAYLFCRDLDACKRAAMMYSLFGACKVLDKNPERWLCYVLKHIDSTPEDKLYTLLPEFWEDEEQ; encoded by the coding sequence ATGGTAAACAATAAGGTAAACGATATGTTTGAACAGCAGCAAAATACAGGGAAAAGTACGTCTTTGGCAGAGAAATATGCCAATGCCGTAGGCCAGTTGTCCGATGCCAATGATCGGGCAGCGCATGCAGAGCATGACCTGCAGGTGGAGCGCATTACTCGTCAAGACTTGATTGACGAGGAGGTGGCTCGCCGTGTTGCTGAAGCAGAAGAACGTATCAGAAAAGAGTTGGAAGCTCAATTAGCAGATAAGACCAAGGAATTGGAGGAACGTAATAAGGCTTTGGATAAGCGTGAGTCTGATGTAGACAAGAAAGCGGAGACAATCGCCCAAAATGTAAGTGAACAGGTTCGCCAGCAGATGTCTGCAGCTAAAACCCGTTTCGAGAAAACTGCGCTGAATCGTTTGGCTGATATGTTTGACATGTTCATGCAGGCGTTCATCGCCCTTGGTGACAAGGATTCTTCCAAAGGTCAGGAACTGTTGCAGAAGTATCAGCTTGCGGCAAAGGAAGCGCATGAGTCTTTGACGGATGAAATCAAGGATAAACTGGCCAAGGTTGAAGCTAAAAGCAAGTCTAAAAACGAACAGATAGCCTCTCTTGTCAGGATGATATTTACTCAAAAGCGTGAGCGGGTAGTCTTTAGTAAGGAAGAACGTGAAAACATCTATGATAAGGTATTGGCTTCGGTTGAGTTCACTGATGAGGAAAAGAAACGTTACCAAGAGTGCCGTGAATTCTGTGAGGAGTATCGCAAGCGCAAGGCTATAAAGAAACTTTTGAATAGCCAAAAGGAACAGAAGGGACATGGACGAAATCCTATACTGGAGGATATGCCTCGCTTGGAGGAAAAGGTACTTTGGCCTGAAGGCTACATAGGACATGAGGATGAATATGTAATTGTTTACCAAGGCAAGGTGCAGGAGTTTATCGTGCCAGCCAAAGTACGCTACTTTGTTCAGCCATATCGTCGTCCTGTAGTTCGTCGCAAGGATGATCCAATGCAGAAGCTCTTGCAGTCTTCTTGTTATGAGGACGTATTTTGGAAGAGTTATGCGTCTGCTGAGTTATTGGCGCAGTTAGAGTGTAATAAGTATGTCCTTCATCAGCCGTTTAACCGGCAGATAAAGAAGATGAAACAGGATGACTTGATACTCGCTCCTTCAACAGTCGATGACTGGCATCAGGGTGTATGTGACAAGATAGAACCTCTCTACAATCTGCAGATGGATCGGGTAATGTCCAGTTTGCTGCTTGGCGCTGATGGCTCTCCATTCCCGATATTGGACTGCGAGAAGCATAAGACGGTAAATCATTACTTGATTCAGTATCGTTCTGTGGCAACTGGCATCCCAATCTTCATGGTTAATACGAAAAACAAGCATGGTAGGGGTACTGCTGACATCATGGACAACCTCAAAGATTGGAAAGGTGTGGCGCTGATGTGTGATGGTTACTCTGGCTATGATTGGCTGAAGAAGATAAATGGTCGCATATTGTGTCGTTGTGTCGTTCATGCTCGAAGACCAATGGAACGAGCCTTGAAGGAAAATCCTAATCTAGCAAAGATAGGTATTCTCTTCTACCAGAACATTAACCTGATTGAGGAAATGATGAAGGAGAAGAAACTTGAGGGCGAGGAGAAAGCACAGTTCAGGAAGGACCATGCCGAGCCGCTATGGGAGGACTTCAAGCTATGGGCTGCAAGTGCCATCTTGGATGTGCCAAAAGACAGCAATATATACCAGGCATTGAACTATATGCTGCGCAACTATACAGAGCTGACCAATTATATAGACATCCCAGACATGCCTTTGGACAATAATGATACCGAACGCCTGATCCGTGACATGGTGATGGGTAAGAAGGCTTATTTGTTCTGCCGTGACTTGGATGCCTGTAAGCGTGCAGCAATGATGTACTCCTTGTTTGGTGCATGTAAGGTACTAGATAAAAATCCTGAGCGTTGGCTTTGTTATGTGTTGAAGCACATAGATTCTACGCCTGAGGATAAACTTTATACTCTTCTTCCTGAGTTTTGGGAAGATGAGGAACAATAA
- a CDS encoding SIR2 family protein, whose product MESAAIYSSEVHEVDSGIPMTLFKGFFESRCISCKEGLSEFLFPLPKEVKALYRYQTIAVIGTKVLCDSRLLQEDSEVVIRMAEVCVLRIKNMNKDEFINILKNKKGAPFLFLGSGFSRHYLDTPQWDGILQMFAPYKLAQYYSKLNTNSLIKVATEIAKDVTDEFWNLDEGDEFKKAVQDRITDAGSVLKFKISEYLRKQSLRDFPEEYEEEIHILEKLSIDGIITTNWDDTAERLFPQFTPYIGQEQLIFSSTYSVGEIYKIHGSYREPKSLVLTEDDYDNFSKKYPYLAAKLITIFIEHPVVFLGYSISDSNIQEILQSIVACLDNANIQKLQDNLIFVEWIAEEDYAITIERQDIMMANKVNLPVIKIKTHSFKEVYELLQYYERSIPANVLREYKKQFFEIVQSEKPEKQIYVLPSTEVDKDKTIQVVYGFGAINKFRSAVGYRGIQAVELLKDVLSENTDLNAEQVLTDAYPQLTKTSPKAFIPIYKYLSKVGINSDQNYSGNKLGVNYTLRKGCDFQSYSFSEDEKTCSLQEVIEKYSGKDVWKAVALIPYLNIKEEELPILGNFINKNFNDFLIKHNNYSTYMRKLICFYDWKKYGWE is encoded by the coding sequence ATGGAAAGTGCCGCAATTTATTCAAGCGAAGTTCATGAGGTCGATTCGGGAATCCCAATGACCCTTTTCAAAGGGTTTTTCGAATCCCGATGTATCTCCTGTAAAGAGGGGCTTTCCGAATTCTTATTTCCTTTGCCAAAGGAGGTGAAAGCGCTGTATCGGTACCAAACTATCGCTGTAATCGGTACCAAGGTTTTATGTGATTCACGATTGCTTCAAGAAGATTCCGAAGTTGTTATTCGGATGGCTGAGGTATGCGTATTAAGAATAAAAAATATGAATAAAGATGAATTTATAAATATACTCAAAAATAAAAAAGGTGCTCCTTTTTTGTTTCTTGGTTCCGGTTTTTCTCGACATTACTTAGATACTCCGCAATGGGATGGAATATTACAGATGTTTGCTCCTTATAAGCTAGCACAGTATTATTCTAAACTGAATACAAATTCCCTGATCAAGGTGGCTACTGAGATTGCGAAAGATGTTACTGATGAGTTTTGGAATTTGGATGAGGGTGATGAGTTCAAGAAAGCTGTTCAAGATCGCATTACAGATGCTGGCTCTGTTCTTAAATTTAAAATTTCAGAATATCTTAGAAAACAATCTTTACGGGATTTTCCTGAAGAATATGAAGAAGAAATTCATATTTTAGAAAAATTAAGTATAGATGGTATCATTACAACAAATTGGGATGATACGGCTGAGAGACTTTTCCCTCAATTTACTCCATACATTGGACAAGAGCAATTGATCTTTTCTTCTACGTATAGTGTTGGAGAAATATACAAAATACATGGTAGCTATAGAGAGCCTAAAAGTCTGGTGCTTACTGAAGACGATTATGATAATTTCAGTAAAAAGTATCCATATTTGGCGGCTAAACTCATAACGATTTTTATTGAGCATCCTGTAGTTTTTCTTGGTTATTCTATATCTGATTCAAATATTCAGGAGATATTACAATCTATTGTTGCTTGTTTAGATAATGCGAATATTCAAAAATTGCAGGATAACCTCATATTTGTAGAATGGATAGCAGAAGAAGATTATGCTATAACAATAGAACGTCAGGATATAATGATGGCGAATAAAGTGAATTTGCCTGTTATCAAAATCAAAACACATAGTTTTAAGGAAGTTTATGAACTCCTTCAATACTATGAACGTTCTATTCCTGCCAATGTGCTTAGAGAATACAAAAAGCAATTCTTTGAAATTGTTCAGTCTGAAAAACCTGAAAAGCAGATATATGTTTTACCATCTACTGAAGTTGATAAGGATAAGACTATTCAGGTTGTTTATGGCTTCGGAGCAATAAATAAATTCCGTTCAGCAGTAGGCTATAGAGGTATACAAGCAGTTGAATTATTAAAGGATGTATTGTCTGAAAATACTGATTTGAATGCAGAACAAGTGTTGACGGATGCTTATCCTCAACTTACCAAGACATCTCCTAAAGCATTTATCCCAATATATAAATATCTATCGAAAGTAGGAATAAACAGTGATCAAAATTACAGTGGAAATAAATTGGGGGTGAATTATACTTTAAGAAAAGGATGTGACTTTCAGTCTTATAGTTTCTCCGAAGATGAGAAAACTTGCAGCCTACAAGAAGTAATAGAAAAATATAGCGGAAAGGATGTTTGGAAGGCTGTAGCTCTTATACCTTACTTGAATATAAAGGAAGAAGAATTGCCGATTCTTGGTAATTTTATCAATAAAAACTTCAATGATTTCCTGATAAAACATAACAATTATTCTACGTATATGAGAAAATTGATTTGCTTTTATGATTGGAAAAAATATGGTTGGGAATAA
- a CDS encoding type II toxin-antitoxin system YafQ family toxin, whose product MKYRIIATSRFEKDVKRCKKRNLPMEKLKKVIRLLEETGKLPPEYKPHKLSGQYAGSWECHIMPDWLLIWKQYNDELVLVMTNTGSHSDVF is encoded by the coding sequence ATGAAATACAGAATCATAGCTACCAGTCGCTTTGAAAAGGATGTAAAGCGTTGTAAAAAACGTAATCTTCCAATGGAAAAGCTAAAGAAAGTAATTCGATTACTTGAAGAGACTGGAAAATTACCTCCTGAATATAAGCCGCATAAACTATCTGGGCAATATGCGGGAAGTTGGGAATGTCATATTATGCCAGATTGGCTGTTGATATGGAAACAATATAATGATGAGCTAGTTTTAGTGATGACTAATACTGGTTCTCATAGTGATGTTTTCTAA